The following proteins are co-located in the Triticum aestivum cultivar Chinese Spring chromosome 1A, IWGSC CS RefSeq v2.1, whole genome shotgun sequence genome:
- the LOC123069448 gene encoding Bowman-Birk type trypsin inhibitor-like has translation MRPQALLLALAVVAVLAALPLAHGQGASPWPCCDKCGVCTKSIPPQCRCQDVSPTGCNSACKSCVRSTAGFQCVDSITNFCERRCTPAA, from the exons ATGAGGCCTCAGGCGCTGCTCCTCGCGTTGGCCGTCGTCGCCGTCCTCGCAGCTCTGCCCCTCGCACATGGCCAAG GGGCAAGCCCGTGGCCGTGCTGCGACAAGTGCGGCGTGTGCACCAAGTCCATCCCGCCGCAGTGCAGGTGCCAGGATGTGTCGCCGACCGGATGCAACTCGGCTTGCAAGAGCTGCGTCAGGTCCACCGCCGGCTTCCAGTGCGTGGACAGCATCACCAACTTCTGCGAGCGCCGCTGCACGCCCGCCGCGTGA